From a single Nitrogeniibacter mangrovi genomic region:
- a CDS encoding SHOCT domain-containing protein encodes MWDSGAYHMGWNGMGFGMILVWVLLIIALVVVVRGWRGRESDAPQKPIDILKTRYARGEIDKDEFERRRRDIEQ; translated from the coding sequence ATGTGGGACTCTGGTGCGTATCACATGGGATGGAACGGCATGGGCTTCGGGATGATTCTCGTCTGGGTGTTGCTCATCATCGCCTTGGTCGTTGTCGTGCGCGGCTGGCGTGGTCGCGAATCCGACGCGCCACAAAAGCCGATCGACATCCTCAAGACGCGCTATGCGCGCGGCGAGATCGACAAGGACGAGTTCGAACGCAGACGGCGTGACATCGAGCAATGA
- a CDS encoding OprD family outer membrane porin, whose amino-acid sequence MKQHHISPLLPFMLGALAVSGTATAADTEGHSLELKTRGIYFDRDYENDAKDRSQSALGLQLNYESPYFRDFIGIGLSGYSVTKLGASGHLTSDILSVDKDGDVHDSFGKIGQAFVKLKFKDVVSAKLGRQVHKSLLLSSSGSRAIPNTFSGGTIDIKPMKGLKVYGAMYNEWSPRSDAHFHEFKTDRSDEGDIDYIGLIGVSYDAGPFSVDLEYLKSDNFLRKTGLVASYTFDLANKSKLKLTGGVHTSHDDGKLFVTGAESGELDDEDVPGSKAGTTASDNDGLGVYVAADWSFGNVLLGGAVAKFDGAWIEDNFAGDHGTNVFPTGGVLADFTNRDERVWMLKAGYNWKDYIKGLKTTISYKKGTGARNSHVPALGKADESELALDVRYAIPLLKGLGVRYTYLDYKSDKTGRLDGVKDDERDHRLYIDYTYRFF is encoded by the coding sequence ATGAAGCAGCATCACATTTCCCCCCTGCTCCCGTTCATGCTCGGCGCGCTGGCCGTGAGCGGAACGGCCACGGCCGCAGACACCGAGGGCCATTCGCTGGAACTCAAGACACGCGGTATCTACTTCGACCGTGACTACGAGAACGACGCCAAAGATCGCAGCCAGTCGGCGCTGGGTCTGCAGTTGAACTACGAATCGCCCTATTTCCGGGACTTCATCGGGATCGGCTTGTCGGGCTATAGCGTGACCAAGTTGGGGGCAAGCGGCCACCTGACCTCCGACATCCTGTCGGTGGACAAAGACGGCGACGTACACGACTCCTTCGGCAAGATCGGCCAGGCCTTCGTCAAGCTCAAGTTCAAGGATGTGGTCAGCGCCAAGCTGGGCCGCCAGGTTCACAAGAGCCTGCTGCTGAGCAGTTCGGGCAGCCGCGCGATTCCCAACACCTTCTCGGGCGGCACCATCGATATCAAGCCGATGAAGGGCCTGAAGGTCTATGGCGCCATGTACAACGAATGGTCGCCGCGCTCGGATGCCCACTTCCACGAATTCAAGACCGACCGTTCCGACGAAGGCGACATCGACTACATCGGCCTGATCGGTGTGAGCTACGACGCCGGCCCCTTCAGTGTCGATCTGGAATACCTGAAGTCCGACAACTTCCTGCGCAAGACCGGTCTGGTGGCGTCGTACACCTTCGACCTGGCCAATAAGTCGAAGCTGAAGCTCACCGGCGGCGTGCACACCTCCCATGACGATGGCAAGCTGTTCGTGACCGGCGCGGAAAGCGGCGAGCTGGATGACGAAGACGTCCCCGGTTCGAAAGCTGGCACCACCGCCAGCGACAACGACGGTCTCGGCGTTTATGTGGCGGCGGACTGGAGCTTCGGCAATGTTCTGCTCGGGGGGGCCGTGGCAAAGTTCGACGGCGCCTGGATCGAAGACAACTTCGCCGGTGACCACGGCACCAATGTGTTCCCCACCGGAGGCGTGTTGGCCGACTTCACCAACCGAGACGAACGGGTGTGGATGCTCAAAGCCGGATACAACTGGAAGGACTACATCAAGGGCCTGAAGACCACGATCAGCTACAAGAAAGGCACCGGTGCCCGCAACAGCCATGTGCCCGCGCTGGGCAAAGCCGACGAGAGTGAACTGGCACTGGACGTGCGCTACGCTATCCCGCTGCTCAAGGGGCTTGGCGTCCGCTACACCTATCTTGACTACAAGTCCGACAAGACCGGCCGTCTGGACGGTGTGAAAGACGACGAACGCGATCATCGCCTGTACATCGACTACACCTATCGTTTCTTCTGA
- a CDS encoding 4-oxalomesaconate tautomerase: MFKNIPCTLMRGGTSKGPYFQACDLPSDPVERDRTLLAAMGSPHIRQVDGIGGGDTLTSKAVVVSPSSREDIDIEYLFAQVSVDQSTVDTMPNCGNMLAGVGPFAIENGLVAAQDPVTRLRILNRNTGKIVEAVVQTPGGVVTYEGDTRIDGVPGTGAPIVLNFLDAAGAKTGQLFPTGQRIDRVDGIEVTCIDFASPLVFVAAEALGKTGYETKQELDADTALKARLEAIRIEIALRAGLGDVRQSVLPKIALVAAPGRGGTIASRYFTPWSCHSAFAVTGALCLAAAASIAGTVPARYARRSADDPDLIGIEHPAGGLDIRMGEAPDSTPEAPRFAVAGLVRTARPLFVGVVHVPVGQIHQAA, from the coding sequence ATGTTCAAGAACATTCCCTGCACCCTGATGCGCGGCGGCACCTCGAAGGGGCCCTACTTCCAGGCCTGTGACCTGCCGAGCGATCCGGTCGAGCGCGACCGGACGCTGCTCGCGGCCATGGGCTCGCCGCATATCCGCCAGGTGGATGGCATCGGCGGCGGCGACACGCTCACCAGCAAGGCGGTGGTGGTGAGCCCCTCGTCGCGCGAGGACATCGACATCGAGTACCTGTTTGCCCAGGTCTCGGTCGATCAGTCGACCGTCGACACCATGCCCAACTGCGGCAACATGCTTGCCGGCGTCGGCCCCTTCGCGATCGAGAACGGGCTGGTCGCTGCGCAGGATCCGGTCACCCGGCTGCGCATCCTGAACCGCAACACCGGCAAGATCGTCGAGGCCGTGGTGCAGACGCCGGGCGGCGTCGTGACCTACGAAGGCGACACGCGGATCGACGGCGTGCCCGGCACGGGGGCGCCGATCGTGCTCAATTTTCTCGATGCCGCCGGCGCCAAGACTGGCCAATTGTTCCCCACCGGGCAACGCATCGACCGGGTCGACGGCATCGAGGTGACCTGCATCGATTTCGCGTCGCCGCTGGTCTTCGTGGCGGCCGAGGCCCTGGGCAAGACCGGTTACGAAACCAAGCAGGAACTCGACGCTGACACGGCGCTGAAGGCCCGCCTCGAAGCCATCCGCATCGAGATCGCCCTGCGCGCCGGGCTGGGCGACGTGCGCCAGTCGGTGCTGCCGAAAATCGCCCTGGTGGCCGCCCCCGGGCGCGGCGGCACCATCGCCTCGCGCTATTTCACGCCGTGGTCCTGCCACTCGGCCTTCGCCGTCACCGGCGCGTTGTGCCTCGCGGCGGCGGCCAGCATCGCCGGTACGGTGCCGGCCCGCTACGCCCGGCGCTCGGCGGACGATCCCGATCTGATCGGCATCGAGCACCCCGCCGGCGGCCTGGACATCCGCATGGGAGAGGCCCCGGACTCCACCCCCGAGGCACCCCGCTTCGCCGTGGCCGGGCTGGTTCGCACCGCACGCCCGCTGTTCGTCGGCGTGGTCCACGTCCCGGTCGGTCAAATCCACCAGGCCGCCTGA
- a CDS encoding D-2-hydroxyacid dehydrogenase family protein, which yields MNRITVLDDYQGVVSRLDATRLLDGLDAHLQVLHEPLDNDAALIDALRETRCLVLIRERTRIGAELIAALPKLELIVQTGRLASCIDLDACARHGVIVREGSGNPIAPAELTWALVLAASRRLVPYVRQLEAGRWQRSAEQREDETLGTVLHGRTLGIWGYGRIGARVASFGRAFGMRVIAHGRDGSEQAATQAGDHFEADRKAFFAQADVLCLHLRMTPETRHIVTAADLAAMQPHALLVNTSRAELIAPGALLAALAAGRPGFAALDVFEDEPGGVQAYLGHPRILCTPHLGFVERDTYEAYFDNAFGHVRAYLSAAATR from the coding sequence AGGGCGTCGTGTCGCGCCTCGACGCCACGCGCCTGCTCGACGGCCTCGATGCGCACCTGCAGGTGCTGCACGAGCCGCTGGACAACGACGCGGCACTCATCGACGCCCTGCGCGAGACCCGCTGTCTGGTGCTCATCCGCGAGCGCACCCGCATCGGCGCCGAGCTCATCGCCGCCTTGCCCAAGCTCGAACTGATCGTGCAGACCGGGCGGCTCGCCTCGTGCATCGACCTCGACGCCTGCGCCCGCCACGGCGTGATCGTACGCGAGGGCAGCGGCAACCCCATCGCACCGGCCGAACTGACCTGGGCGCTGGTACTGGCCGCGTCGCGCCGGCTGGTGCCCTACGTGCGCCAGCTCGAGGCCGGCCGCTGGCAGCGCAGCGCCGAGCAACGCGAAGACGAGACGCTTGGCACGGTGCTCCACGGCCGCACGCTGGGCATCTGGGGTTACGGACGAATCGGCGCGCGGGTCGCGAGCTTCGGTCGCGCCTTCGGCATGCGGGTGATTGCCCACGGGCGCGACGGCTCCGAGCAGGCCGCCACTCAGGCAGGCGACCACTTCGAGGCCGACCGCAAGGCCTTCTTCGCGCAAGCCGATGTGCTCTGCCTGCACCTGCGCATGACCCCGGAGACGCGCCACATCGTCACCGCCGCCGACCTTGCCGCCATGCAGCCCCATGCCTTGTTGGTCAACACCAGCCGTGCCGAACTGATCGCCCCCGGCGCCCTGCTCGCTGCGTTGGCTGCCGGGCGGCCGGGTTTTGCCGCACTCGATGTGTTCGAGGACGAACCGGGCGGCGTGCAGGCCTACCTGGGCCACCCGCGCATTTTGTGCACGCCGCATCTGGGCTTCGTGGAGCGCGACACCTATGAGGCGTATTTCGATAATGCGTTTGGCCATGTGCGCGCGTATCTCAGCGCCGCCGCAACACGCTGA